The following are encoded in a window of Mycobacterium vicinigordonae genomic DNA:
- a CDS encoding adenylate/guanylate cyclase domain-containing protein: MSGNSARRSSAQRLGGVLERLTRQSGHLAPTPDYGSWILGRVSDSPRRRRIRIQVVLTGFVVVANLIGVGVALLVVTVTFPVPSVFDDRVAWITFLLAPTYIAAALSVGVVWGTNRVMNDVRWSIEDREPTLDDQRNTFFAPGRLTRVLLILWFGGAVLLTVLYGLANTGYIPKVLLGVSFSGIVVSGSCYLFTEFALRPVAARALEVGPPPRRFAPGIMGRTLLVWAVGSGVPVLGILLAGVLTLTLRNLTPTQFAVAVVVLAVFALVFGFILMWLLSWFTATPVRVVRAALHRVERGELDTDVVVFDGTELGQLQRGFNRMVHGLRERERVRDLFGRHVGREVAALAEREQPELGGEERHAAVIFVDIIGSTKMANSRPPKEIVAILNRFFEVVVDEVEKHHGMVNKFEGDAVLAVFGAPFALENPDQEALSAARAMSARLRDEVTECEAGIGVSSGVVVAGNVGAKERFEYTVIGGPVNAAARLCELAKVVPGRLIATADTVERAGEPESGHWEFGDTVTLRGYDEPTQLAVPRS; the protein is encoded by the coding sequence ATGAGCGGGAATAGCGCACGCCGAAGCAGCGCGCAACGGCTCGGCGGCGTGCTCGAAAGGCTTACCCGCCAGAGTGGCCATCTGGCCCCCACGCCGGACTACGGGTCCTGGATTCTGGGCCGGGTCTCGGACAGCCCGCGACGGCGCCGGATTCGCATCCAGGTGGTACTAACCGGGTTCGTGGTGGTTGCCAACCTAATCGGCGTGGGTGTGGCGCTGCTCGTCGTGACGGTGACATTTCCGGTCCCAAGCGTCTTCGACGACCGGGTCGCCTGGATAACGTTCCTGTTGGCGCCGACCTATATCGCCGCGGCGCTCTCGGTCGGGGTCGTCTGGGGCACCAACCGCGTGATGAACGACGTCCGGTGGTCCATCGAGGACCGCGAGCCCACACTGGACGATCAGCGCAACACTTTCTTCGCGCCGGGGCGGCTGACTCGGGTGCTGCTGATCCTGTGGTTTGGCGGTGCCGTCCTACTGACGGTGCTCTACGGACTGGCGAATACCGGGTACATCCCGAAGGTCCTGCTAGGGGTCAGCTTCAGCGGGATCGTGGTGTCCGGCAGCTGCTACCTCTTCACCGAGTTCGCCCTGCGTCCCGTGGCGGCGCGGGCGTTGGAAGTCGGGCCGCCGCCGCGGCGGTTCGCGCCCGGGATCATGGGCCGCACATTGCTGGTGTGGGCGGTGGGCTCGGGTGTGCCGGTGCTCGGGATCCTACTCGCAGGTGTCCTGACTCTCACGCTGCGCAATCTCACGCCGACGCAGTTCGCCGTCGCGGTGGTGGTCCTGGCTGTCTTCGCGCTGGTGTTCGGCTTCATCCTGATGTGGCTGTTGTCCTGGTTCACCGCCACCCCGGTCCGGGTGGTGCGCGCCGCGCTGCACCGGGTGGAGCGGGGGGAACTCGACACCGACGTGGTGGTCTTCGACGGCACCGAACTGGGTCAGTTGCAGCGCGGCTTCAACCGGATGGTGCACGGCTTGCGGGAGCGCGAACGGGTGCGGGATCTGTTCGGCCGGCACGTGGGCCGCGAAGTGGCGGCTCTGGCCGAGCGGGAGCAGCCCGAGCTCGGCGGCGAAGAACGGCACGCGGCAGTTATCTTCGTCGACATCATCGGTTCCACCAAGATGGCGAACTCCCGGCCGCCGAAAGAGATCGTCGCGATCCTCAACCGCTTCTTCGAGGTCGTCGTCGACGAGGTCGAAAAGCACCACGGCATGGTCAACAAGTTCGAGGGCGATGCGGTGCTAGCCGTGTTCGGAGCACCTTTCGCACTGGAAAACCCTGACCAGGAAGCGCTTTCGGCGGCACGCGCGATGTCCGCGCGCCTCCGCGACGAAGTTACCGAGTGTGAAGCGGGCATCGGAGTGTCCTCGGGTGTGGTGGTGGCCGGCAACGTCGGCGCCAAGGAGCGCTTTGAATACACCGTCATCGGCGGGCCGGTCAATGCGGCGGCGCGGCTGTGTGAACTGGCCAAGGTAGTGCCCGGCCGGCTGATCGCCACTGCAGACACCGTCGAAAGAGCCGGCGAACCCGAAAGCGGCCATTGGGAATTCGGCGACACCGTAACCTTGCGCGGCTACGACGAACCGACCCAGCTCGCCGTGCCGAGGTCGTAG
- a CDS encoding flavin-containing monooxygenase — MNQNSSSSASKDGLASESYSIPSAAPTDWVESLRDALVDANVPTLLMVLRHLTGDRRWTTDPYRPGHGKPLDDNDSAQLPPELQAEVRSAALDAVVAYREGHLQPVTPSPIEVTEMLGCAMVDEVSAEYGELLSEEMGFISRDIDMPSELVPPDFHVVIIGAGLSGLCMGVKLAAAGVDFTILEKDCDLGGTWLENVYPGCGVDTPGHLYSFSFAPNPDITRYFARRGEVQAYLQRIASKFELRQHIRFETEVSQARYEAHERRWHVEVRSRGRSENIVANVLISAVGMVNRPLIPDLPGLDEFPGPVLHTAAWDPAVELTNKRVAVIGTGASAMQLVPSIVDDAKQITVFQRSKQWAIPHPNYQREVKTSVQLLMREVPFYLQWYRLRAFWNFSDRLHSALQIDPDWPNPERSVNATNDRHRAFLTKYIKEQLRDHTELIDACLPDYPPYGKRPLIDNNWYQTIVREDVSLVTEAVAHIDGCRVVTVSGAGFEADMIAMATGFKVLQFLWPMDIIGLSGTPLRDQWGAHDARAYLGITVPDFPNFFILNGPNTNAGHGGSAIHSTEFQVRYVMEAIRSLLATGQGAIDVNRDKFLRYNAELDEALSHCIWSHPGMTTYYRNEFGRVVVSSPWKYVDYWRRLLPFDPNDYHQVDVRDTAGMR, encoded by the coding sequence ATGAATCAAAATTCATCCAGTTCAGCGTCAAAAGACGGGTTGGCGTCTGAGTCGTATTCGATCCCCTCAGCAGCACCCACTGACTGGGTCGAATCCCTGCGCGACGCATTGGTCGATGCGAACGTCCCGACGCTGTTGATGGTCCTGAGGCATCTCACCGGTGACCGGCGATGGACCACTGACCCATATCGACCAGGTCACGGCAAGCCTTTGGATGACAATGATTCGGCGCAGCTACCCCCAGAGCTACAGGCCGAGGTCCGGTCGGCCGCCCTGGACGCTGTTGTCGCCTACCGCGAGGGGCATCTGCAACCCGTTACACCGTCCCCGATCGAAGTCACGGAGATGCTTGGCTGTGCCATGGTGGATGAAGTCTCGGCCGAGTACGGCGAATTGCTCTCCGAGGAGATGGGTTTCATTTCGCGCGATATCGATATGCCCAGCGAACTCGTGCCGCCGGACTTCCATGTTGTCATCATCGGGGCGGGCCTGTCTGGCCTGTGTATGGGCGTCAAGCTCGCAGCGGCGGGGGTTGATTTCACCATCCTGGAAAAGGATTGTGACCTCGGTGGCACCTGGTTGGAGAACGTCTATCCCGGTTGCGGCGTGGACACGCCAGGCCATCTGTACTCATTCTCGTTCGCGCCTAATCCCGACATCACGCGATACTTTGCTCGGCGTGGCGAAGTGCAAGCCTACCTGCAGCGCATTGCATCGAAGTTCGAACTCAGGCAGCATATTCGGTTCGAAACAGAAGTCAGCCAGGCACGCTATGAAGCCCACGAACGCCGCTGGCATGTTGAGGTGCGCTCAAGGGGTCGCTCCGAAAACATCGTGGCCAACGTGCTGATCAGCGCAGTCGGCATGGTGAACCGGCCGCTGATTCCGGATCTGCCTGGCCTGGACGAATTTCCGGGTCCCGTGCTGCACACTGCCGCCTGGGATCCCGCGGTCGAGCTGACCAATAAGCGCGTTGCAGTAATCGGGACCGGAGCCAGCGCCATGCAGCTCGTGCCGTCGATCGTTGATGACGCTAAGCAAATCACAGTGTTTCAGCGTTCCAAGCAGTGGGCGATTCCGCATCCCAACTACCAGAGAGAGGTCAAGACCTCGGTACAACTACTGATGCGAGAGGTACCGTTCTACTTGCAGTGGTACCGCCTACGGGCCTTCTGGAACTTTAGTGACCGTTTACATTCCGCTCTGCAAATCGATCCAGACTGGCCAAACCCTGAACGGTCCGTGAATGCAACCAACGACCGCCATCGAGCATTTCTGACTAAGTACATCAAGGAACAACTGAGGGATCATACCGAGCTAATTGACGCTTGCCTTCCCGACTATCCGCCGTACGGCAAACGACCACTGATAGACAACAACTGGTATCAGACGATCGTTCGTGAGGATGTCTCGCTGGTCACTGAGGCTGTCGCTCATATCGACGGTTGTCGGGTGGTCACGGTATCTGGCGCGGGATTCGAAGCTGACATGATTGCTATGGCAACGGGTTTCAAAGTTCTTCAATTCCTCTGGCCGATGGACATCATCGGATTATCTGGCACGCCGTTGCGCGATCAGTGGGGTGCGCATGATGCTCGGGCCTACCTCGGGATAACTGTTCCTGACTTTCCCAATTTCTTTATCCTCAACGGCCCCAACACTAATGCCGGCCACGGCGGCAGTGCAATCCATTCCACTGAGTTTCAGGTCCGCTACGTGATGGAGGCTATCCGCAGTCTCCTCGCAACCGGCCAGGGTGCTATTGATGTCAACCGCGACAAATTCCTTCGTTACAACGCCGAGTTGGACGAAGCGCTTTCCCACTGCATTTGGTCACATCCGGGAATGACGACCTACTATCGCAACGAGTTCGGCCGCGTCGTGGTCAGCAGCCCATGGAAGTACGTGGACTACTGGCGGCGCCTGCTGCCTTTCGACCCGAACGACTACCACCAGGTAGATGTCCGTGATACTGCAGGAATGCGCTAG
- a CDS encoding YchJ family protein, with the protein MNATAPEGEPCLCGSGTGYLECCGPLHLGERAAETALALMRSRFTAFALGDESYLLSTWHPRTRPRGVDLDRDVAWRRLQIVDTEGGARDDSSGVVEFRAQYVRHGKRHIMQERSRFTKEKDRWLYVDGDLTS; encoded by the coding sequence ATGAACGCTACGGCACCCGAGGGCGAACCGTGCCTGTGCGGATCGGGTACCGGATACCTCGAGTGCTGCGGCCCACTGCACCTTGGCGAACGCGCCGCCGAAACCGCGCTGGCACTGATGCGTTCGCGATTCACCGCGTTCGCGCTCGGCGACGAAAGCTACCTGCTCTCGACCTGGCATCCCCGGACACGTCCGCGAGGCGTCGATCTGGATCGCGATGTCGCCTGGCGGCGCCTTCAGATCGTCGACACCGAGGGCGGTGCGCGAGACGACAGCAGCGGTGTCGTCGAGTTTCGCGCTCAGTACGTGCGGCACGGCAAACGCCACATCATGCAGGAACGCAGCAGATTCACCAAGGAAAAGGATCGCTGGCTCTATGTCGACGGCGACCTGACGTCCTGA
- a CDS encoding dihydrofolate reductase family protein produces the protein MGLIHILLFATLDLVAQAPGGPEEDPAGFPWGGWQAPLLDEVGGAQIGAAYEGTDALLLGRRTYDIFAAFWPHRQDGADAEIATLFNSVPKYVASRGAPDLSWAGSTQLGPDLPSAVREVRDRHNSVKVVGSVDLVQTLLHEKLFDRIDLWVHPIVLGVGKKVFDGGAVPTNLTLLEAPVGSPTGSVYLRYARADGVPGTGDMSAPDRGIAG, from the coding sequence ATGGGCCTGATCCACATCCTGCTGTTCGCCACCCTCGACCTGGTCGCGCAGGCGCCGGGTGGTCCCGAGGAGGATCCCGCGGGTTTCCCGTGGGGTGGCTGGCAGGCACCGCTCCTCGACGAAGTGGGCGGGGCGCAGATCGGCGCCGCCTACGAAGGCACCGACGCACTGCTGCTCGGGCGGCGGACCTACGACATCTTTGCCGCGTTCTGGCCGCATCGGCAGGACGGTGCGGACGCCGAGATCGCGACGCTATTCAACAGCGTCCCCAAGTACGTGGCCTCGCGCGGCGCCCCCGATCTCTCGTGGGCGGGATCAACCCAATTGGGACCCGATCTGCCCAGCGCGGTGCGCGAAGTCCGGGACCGGCACAACAGCGTGAAGGTAGTCGGGAGCGTCGATCTGGTGCAGACCCTGCTGCACGAGAAGCTCTTCGACCGGATTGACCTCTGGGTGCACCCGATCGTGCTCGGCGTCGGAAAGAAGGTGTTCGACGGGGGCGCGGTGCCCACAAACCTGACGCTCCTTGAAGCGCCGGTCGGCAGTCCGACGGGTTCGGTGTATTTGCGTTACGCCCGCGCCGACGGTGTGCCTGGCACCGGTGACATGAGCGCGCCCGATCGCGGCATCGCCGGGTGA
- a CDS encoding glycoside hydrolase family 6 protein, with the protein MFSAAGALVRTIFPFLAVAVLAVGVGSVHSAPAMRLVDSGNPLAGQPFYVDPASAAMAAHNANPGNAQLTAIASTPQAYWLDQAFPAGSVGGRVASYAGAAQAAGSMPIFALYALPHRDCGSYAAGGFSSGADYRAWIDGISSGLGGSPAALIVEPDALDMADCLSADQRQERFDLIRYAVDTLTRDPAAAVYVDGGHSRWLSAEEIANRLNQVDVGRARGFSLNVSNFFTTDEEIGYGEAISGMTNGAHYVIDTGRNGAGAAGDSAANWCNPSGRALGAAPTTATGGAHADAYLWIKRPGESDGSCNGGPSAGHFVSQYAIELGQNAGQ; encoded by the coding sequence ATGTTCTCAGCTGCCGGTGCACTCGTACGTACGATCTTCCCTTTCCTGGCTGTCGCGGTACTTGCCGTGGGCGTTGGGTCGGTGCACAGCGCGCCGGCGATGCGTCTGGTCGATTCGGGCAACCCGCTGGCCGGTCAACCGTTCTACGTCGACCCCGCGTCGGCGGCCATGGCCGCACACAACGCCAATCCGGGCAATGCCCAGCTGACCGCGATCGCCAGCACCCCGCAGGCGTACTGGCTTGATCAGGCGTTTCCGGCCGGTTCGGTCGGCGGCCGGGTCGCGAGCTACGCTGGCGCGGCCCAGGCCGCTGGCAGCATGCCGATCTTCGCTCTCTACGCCTTGCCGCATCGCGACTGTGGTAGCTACGCGGCGGGCGGCTTCTCTTCGGGCGCGGACTACCGCGCCTGGATCGACGGCATCTCGTCCGGCCTCGGCGGCTCACCCGCCGCGCTCATCGTCGAACCGGACGCGCTTGACATGGCCGACTGCCTGTCGGCCGACCAACGGCAGGAGCGTTTCGATCTGATTCGCTACGCGGTCGACACGCTGACCCGCGATCCGGCCGCAGCGGTGTACGTCGACGGCGGGCACTCGCGCTGGCTGAGCGCCGAGGAGATCGCCAACCGACTCAACCAGGTCGATGTAGGTCGCGCGCGCGGATTCAGCCTCAACGTCTCGAACTTCTTCACCACCGACGAGGAGATCGGATACGGGGAGGCGATCTCGGGCATGACGAACGGGGCGCACTACGTCATCGACACCGGGCGCAACGGGGCCGGAGCCGCGGGCGACTCCGCCGCCAACTGGTGCAACCCCAGTGGCCGGGCTTTGGGTGCCGCACCTACCACGGCGACCGGCGGCGCCCACGCCGATGCCTACCTGTGGATCAAGCGTCCCGGTGAATCCGACGGGTCCTGCAACGGCGGCCCCTCGGCAGGCCACTTCGTGAGCCAGTACGCCATCGAGCTAGGCCAGAACGCGGGGCAGTAG
- a CDS encoding cytochrome P450, with translation MTAPPDIDLTDGHFYADGGARRAYRWMREHRPVFRDRNGLAAAASYRAVIEAERDPGLFSNSGGIRPHTPPLLHMIDMDDPAHLLHRKLVNHGFTRKRVGAQADSIQSMCDALVDAVCERGACDFVADIAAPLPMAVIGDMLGVAPAERDMFLAWSDDMVVALSSTASPELLARSVASLTAYNEHMHTLIGQRRSNPGDDLVSVLVAAEFDGRRLSDDEIAAETLLILIGGDETTRHTLSGGVAALLQRPGQWDALRADPGLLSGAIEEMLRWTSPVKNMCRILTADSDFHGTRLYAGEKIMLLFESANFDDAVFADPDEFDIRRNPNNHLAFGFGTHFCLGNQLARVELTTMVGTVLRRLPDLALADGAELPLRQANFVSGLESMPVTFASTPVS, from the coding sequence ATGACCGCGCCGCCGGATATCGATCTCACCGACGGACACTTTTACGCCGACGGCGGGGCTCGCCGTGCCTACCGCTGGATGCGCGAGCACCGCCCTGTATTTCGGGACCGCAACGGCTTGGCCGCCGCGGCAAGCTACCGCGCGGTGATCGAGGCCGAACGAGACCCGGGGCTGTTCTCCAACTCCGGCGGCATCCGGCCGCATACCCCGCCGCTGCTGCACATGATCGACATGGACGACCCGGCTCATCTGCTGCACCGCAAGCTGGTCAACCATGGCTTCACCCGTAAACGTGTTGGTGCACAAGCTGATTCGATCCAGTCCATGTGCGATGCGCTGGTTGACGCGGTCTGCGAGCGCGGCGCATGCGACTTCGTGGCCGACATCGCCGCGCCCCTGCCGATGGCGGTGATCGGCGATATGCTCGGCGTGGCGCCCGCCGAGCGCGACATGTTCCTTGCCTGGTCCGACGACATGGTGGTTGCGCTGAGTTCGACGGCGTCACCGGAACTGCTGGCACGCTCGGTGGCCTCGCTGACCGCCTACAACGAACACATGCACACGCTGATCGGACAGCGCCGCAGCAACCCCGGCGACGACCTGGTGAGCGTTCTGGTGGCGGCCGAGTTCGACGGACGCCGCCTGTCCGACGACGAGATCGCGGCCGAAACCTTGCTGATTCTCATCGGCGGTGATGAGACCACCCGCCACACCCTGTCCGGCGGGGTCGCCGCGCTGCTGCAGCGGCCCGGGCAGTGGGACGCCCTGCGCGCCGACCCGGGTCTGCTCAGCGGCGCGATCGAAGAGATGCTGCGCTGGACGTCGCCGGTGAAGAACATGTGCCGAATTTTGACTGCCGACAGCGACTTCCACGGCACGCGGTTGTACGCCGGGGAGAAGATCATGCTGCTGTTTGAATCGGCCAACTTCGACGACGCGGTCTTCGCCGATCCCGACGAGTTCGACATCCGCCGAAACCCGAACAATCACTTGGCATTTGGTTTCGGCACCCACTTCTGTCTGGGCAACCAGCTGGCGCGGGTGGAGCTGACCACCATGGTCGGCACCGTTCTGCGCCGACTGCCGGACCTGGCCCTTGCGGACGGCGCCGAACTCCCCCTGCGACAGGCAAACTTCGTCAGCGGGCTGGAATCGATGCCGGTCACCTTCGCGTCGACGCCGGTTAGTTGA
- a CDS encoding fatty acyl-AMP ligase: protein MGRDLLCNNISNSMSPLAPYLSPDGITVPDDVTLTSFLDRNAVAHEDRPAYRFIDYHRNSDGVAVELNWPDFATAVRAIAARLQHVTDPGDRVAILAPQGLHYVTGFFAAVHAGTIAVPLFAPTLAGHAERLEAVVTDARPAVVLTTTDAAEAVRRFIQTLPRPQRPRLIAVDAVPASLAAYFSEPRRNADDIAYLQYTSGSTRIPAGVEITHRAVCTNVVQMILAGGLDPSIRSVSWLPLYHDMGLVMIMFPMLCGGHITLMDPMAFVRRPFRWIKQLANEAQYGRTFAAAPNFAYTLAAERGLPPTGEDIDLSNVVGLLNGSEPVSLRAIEQFNAAFAPFGLHETTVKPSYGMAEATLSVASIAPGERATALHFNRAELAAGRAVTVSADHPDAVSYVSCGTPVPDQWATIVDTDRGAEQPDGMVGEIWLHGNNIGRGYWGREDESERTFGNKLQIRLEYGSHAENVPDNGQWLATGDLGVYVDGQLYITGRLKDLVIVDGVNHYPHDIETTASEASPAIRSGYVAAFTVPSAESGEQLIVIAERAVRARDVDTAGDAVRAAVARLHRLRVADLRLVPAGAIPRTTSGKIARKACRSAYLAGEFD, encoded by the coding sequence ATGGGTCGGGACCTATTGTGCAACAACATTTCCAATAGCATGTCGCCATTGGCGCCGTATCTGAGTCCGGACGGTATAACCGTCCCCGACGATGTCACGCTGACCTCGTTCCTCGATCGCAACGCCGTTGCACACGAGGACCGACCCGCATACCGCTTCATTGACTACCACCGCAATAGCGACGGTGTCGCGGTGGAGCTTAACTGGCCCGATTTCGCAACAGCGGTGCGGGCGATCGCGGCTCGGCTGCAACATGTCACCGATCCCGGCGACCGGGTCGCCATTCTCGCCCCGCAGGGCTTGCATTACGTCACCGGGTTCTTCGCCGCGGTGCACGCGGGAACGATTGCCGTGCCTTTGTTCGCGCCTACGCTGGCCGGCCACGCCGAACGACTCGAGGCTGTGGTGACAGATGCTCGGCCTGCCGTGGTCCTCACGACGACCGATGCAGCTGAGGCGGTGCGACGCTTCATTCAGACGCTGCCCCGTCCGCAACGGCCGCGCCTGATCGCTGTCGACGCGGTACCTGCTTCTCTGGCCGCGTATTTCAGTGAGCCCAGGCGCAACGCGGACGACATCGCCTACTTGCAGTACACGTCCGGTTCAACCAGAATTCCGGCCGGGGTCGAAATCACCCACCGCGCTGTTTGCACCAACGTCGTGCAGATGATTCTGGCTGGCGGCCTGGACCCAAGCATCCGTAGTGTCAGCTGGCTGCCGCTGTATCACGACATGGGCCTGGTGATGATCATGTTTCCCATGCTGTGCGGAGGCCACATCACCCTGATGGACCCCATGGCGTTTGTCCGCCGCCCCTTCCGGTGGATCAAACAGCTGGCGAACGAGGCCCAATACGGTCGAACTTTCGCGGCCGCACCGAATTTCGCCTACACGCTAGCCGCCGAACGTGGCCTGCCGCCCACCGGTGAGGACATCGACCTGAGCAACGTCGTCGGACTGCTTAACGGCTCCGAGCCGGTGTCGCTCAGGGCCATCGAACAATTCAATGCCGCGTTCGCCCCGTTTGGACTGCACGAGACGACGGTCAAGCCGTCCTACGGGATGGCAGAGGCAACCTTGTCGGTGGCCAGTATCGCCCCCGGCGAGCGGGCCACCGCGTTGCATTTCAACCGCGCCGAACTCGCCGCGGGCCGCGCGGTGACCGTATCCGCGGATCATCCGGACGCCGTGAGCTACGTGTCCTGCGGCACTCCCGTTCCCGACCAATGGGCAACGATCGTGGACACCGATCGCGGGGCCGAACAACCCGACGGCATGGTCGGCGAGATCTGGTTGCACGGCAACAACATCGGCCGCGGCTACTGGGGTCGAGAGGACGAATCGGAACGCACCTTCGGTAACAAGCTGCAGATTCGACTCGAGTACGGTAGCCACGCCGAGAATGTGCCGGACAACGGGCAATGGCTGGCAACCGGCGATCTCGGCGTCTACGTCGACGGCCAGCTCTACATCACCGGCCGCTTGAAGGACCTTGTCATCGTCGACGGCGTCAACCACTATCCGCATGACATCGAGACGACCGCCAGTGAAGCCTCCCCGGCGATCCGCTCCGGATATGTTGCCGCTTTCACCGTGCCTTCAGCCGAATCGGGTGAACAATTAATCGTGATTGCCGAGCGCGCGGTGCGGGCACGTGACGTCGACACCGCCGGCGATGCCGTCCGTGCTGCGGTAGCCCGGCTGCACCGGCTGCGCGTGGCCGACCTCCGACTTGTCCCGGCCGGAGCGATACCACGCACCACCAGCGGAAAAATCGCTCGGAAGGCCTGTCGGTCCGCCTACCTGGCCGGGGAATTCGACTGA
- a CDS encoding SDR family NAD(P)-dependent oxidoreductase, translating to MTSSTSMQGKIALVTGASSGLGAETARLLSRRGATVFGIARDTEKLASVFTDIQLGVYAPVDVSSPNACRSAVAQCVDRFAGIDVLINVAGHHQMRRTESMTDDDWEHDLAVNLNGPFYLCRAALPHLLARGGNIVNVASIAGVEGQAYSAGYCSAKHGLIGLTRALAVEYTSDRLRVNAVCPGGMLTPQIEQFSAPENPDYNLILRSAAPRGMMQPSDVAAVIAFLASDDAAAVHGAVYRVDNGKGAG from the coding sequence ATGACATCGTCGACATCGATGCAGGGCAAAATCGCGCTAGTCACCGGTGCCTCCTCGGGGCTGGGCGCCGAGACGGCGCGTCTGTTATCCCGAAGAGGCGCAACGGTTTTCGGGATTGCGCGGGACACCGAGAAACTGGCCTCGGTGTTTACCGACATACAATTGGGCGTATACGCGCCGGTGGACGTGAGTTCGCCGAATGCCTGCCGCAGCGCCGTGGCACAGTGTGTTGACCGGTTCGCCGGGATCGACGTGCTGATCAACGTCGCCGGCCACCACCAGATGCGCCGCACCGAGTCGATGACCGACGATGACTGGGAGCATGACCTCGCCGTCAACCTGAACGGACCGTTCTACCTGTGCCGCGCCGCGCTCCCGCACCTGCTCGCGCGCGGCGGCAACATCGTCAACGTGGCCTCCATCGCCGGTGTCGAGGGCCAGGCGTATTCGGCCGGCTACTGCTCGGCCAAGCACGGGTTGATCGGTCTGACCCGCGCCCTGGCAGTGGAGTACACCTCCGACCGGTTGCGGGTCAACGCGGTGTGCCCGGGCGGCATGCTGACCCCGCAGATCGAACAATTCAGCGCACCGGAGAACCCCGACTACAACCTGATCCTGCGGTCGGCCGCGCCGCGCGGCATGATGCAGCCCAGCGATGTCGCCGCGGTGATCGCGTTCCTGGCCAGCGACGACGCGGCCGCCGTACACGGCGCCGTCTACCGGGTCGACAACGGCAAAGGGGCCGGCTGA
- a CDS encoding SDR family NAD(P)-dependent oxidoreductase, whose amino-acid sequence MQSVSGLNVLVTGAAMGLGKLFATNAVKEGAASVVLWDANEAALKDTAAELEAAGGTVHYEVVDVTSQERVAEAAEQARKTVGTVQVLFNNAGIVRGNGYFWENRTRDFTLTMEVNSIGPMLVAREFLPAMIESGTDCRLVNIASSAGLNAIPRMAAYAASKWAAIGFSDSVRLELEQAGHDRVKVTTVCPTYINTGMFDGAKGILFTPMLEQNDVVDQTWAAMLKGDPFVVIPWTSKMNKVLSAVLPVRLRDAYLRRVGVYNSMDEFHGH is encoded by the coding sequence ATGCAGTCTGTCAGCGGGCTCAATGTCCTGGTCACCGGCGCCGCCATGGGCTTGGGCAAGCTGTTTGCCACCAACGCCGTCAAGGAGGGCGCCGCGTCGGTGGTGCTGTGGGACGCCAATGAAGCCGCGCTGAAGGACACCGCCGCGGAGTTGGAAGCGGCCGGGGGAACGGTCCACTACGAGGTCGTCGATGTCACGTCGCAGGAGCGGGTGGCCGAGGCGGCCGAGCAGGCGCGCAAGACCGTCGGCACGGTGCAGGTGCTGTTCAACAACGCCGGCATCGTTCGGGGCAACGGCTACTTCTGGGAGAACCGGACGCGCGACTTCACGCTCACAATGGAGGTCAATTCCATCGGCCCGATGCTGGTAGCTCGCGAGTTCCTGCCGGCGATGATCGAATCCGGTACCGACTGCCGACTCGTGAACATCGCCTCCTCGGCGGGACTCAACGCCATCCCGCGCATGGCGGCGTACGCCGCCTCCAAGTGGGCGGCGATCGGCTTCTCCGACTCGGTTCGACTGGAACTCGAACAAGCGGGCCATGACCGGGTCAAGGTCACCACCGTGTGCCCGACCTACATCAACACTGGCATGTTCGACGGCGCCAAGGGCATCCTGTTCACGCCGATGCTCGAGCAAAACGACGTGGTCGATCAGACGTGGGCGGCGATGCTGAAGGGGGATCCGTTCGTCGTCATTCCGTGGACGTCGAAGATGAACAAGGTGCTCAGCGCGGTGCTGCCGGTGCGGTTGCGCGACGCCTACCTGCGCCGTGTCGGCGTGTACAACTCCATGGACGAGTTCCACGGACACTAG